The following coding sequences lie in one Cupriavidus sp. WKF15 genomic window:
- a CDS encoding Crp/Fnr family transcriptional regulator, which produces MLNDFVDRCVWAADLSPEQRDRVRRAMFVREYTQGDYVCHKGELAEHWLGVLEGIVKITTVSPSGKSVTFTGVPTGGWFGEGAVLKSEIRKYDVMALRRSTIAFLPRETFQWLLDTSLPFTRFLLTQFNERLGQFIAAVEYERLLDIDSRVARAVSSLLNEQLYPGIGKTLEISQEEIGLLAGISRQRANQALKVLEQQGLVRVDYGVIEVLDLDGLRQYGE; this is translated from the coding sequence ATGCTGAACGATTTCGTCGACCGCTGCGTATGGGCCGCGGACCTCAGTCCGGAGCAGCGGGATCGCGTGCGCCGCGCGATGTTCGTGCGCGAGTACACGCAGGGCGACTACGTCTGCCACAAGGGTGAATTGGCCGAGCACTGGCTGGGGGTGCTCGAAGGCATCGTCAAGATCACTACCGTGTCGCCGTCGGGCAAGTCCGTGACCTTCACGGGCGTGCCGACCGGCGGCTGGTTCGGCGAAGGCGCGGTGCTCAAGTCGGAGATCCGCAAGTACGACGTGATGGCGCTGCGCCGCTCGACCATCGCCTTCCTGCCGCGCGAGACTTTTCAGTGGCTGCTGGATACCAGCCTGCCGTTCACGCGCTTCCTGCTCACGCAGTTCAACGAGCGGCTTGGCCAGTTCATCGCCGCGGTCGAGTACGAGCGCCTGCTCGACATCGACTCGCGCGTGGCGCGGGCGGTGTCGTCGCTGCTCAACGAGCAGCTCTATCCCGGCATCGGCAAGACGCTCGAGATCTCGCAGGAAGAGATCGGCCTGCTCGCCGGCATTTCGCGCCAGCGCGCCAACCAGGCGCTCAAGGTGCTCGAACAGCAGGGCCTGGTGCGCGTGGACTACGGCGTGATCGAAGTGCTGGACCTGGATGGCCTGCGCCAGTACGGCGAGTGA
- a CDS encoding DUF2459 domain-containing protein, giving the protein MAAAACAPLPPAPSITPAIPAAAMIEVVVRDWHTDVCLRSEDADPSVRSLAGGFEDVRYLCFGFGDRSYVVRRNHGVVTMLLALVPGRGVVLLTALRAPPAEAFGAGNVVGLAVSRPGLDGLRDFLRDAVQRHADGSPVSLGAGPYEGGAYLSATAAYSLVYTCNTWTADALRHAGLPLAPLAVSADDIMVQVRRIATEQSDAGLALRRRVAG; this is encoded by the coding sequence GTGGCAGCCGCCGCCTGCGCGCCGCTGCCGCCGGCGCCATCCATCACCCCTGCGATACCTGCTGCTGCCATGATCGAGGTGGTGGTGCGGGACTGGCACACCGATGTCTGCCTGCGCAGCGAGGACGCGGACCCGTCCGTGCGCAGCCTTGCCGGCGGCTTCGAGGACGTGCGCTATCTGTGCTTCGGCTTCGGCGACCGTTCATACGTAGTACGGCGCAACCATGGCGTGGTGACGATGCTGCTGGCGCTGGTGCCGGGGCGCGGCGTGGTACTGCTGACCGCGCTGCGCGCGCCGCCGGCCGAGGCATTCGGCGCCGGGAATGTGGTTGGCCTGGCGGTCAGCCGGCCGGGGCTGGACGGATTGCGCGATTTTCTGCGCGACGCGGTGCAGAGACACGCGGATGGGAGCCCAGTCAGCCTTGGCGCCGGACCGTATGAAGGAGGGGCGTACCTCTCCGCGACCGCCGCCTACAGCCTGGTCTACACCTGCAATACGTGGACGGCCGACGCACTGCGCCACGCCGGGCTCCCGCTGGCACCGCTCGCGGTGTCGGCGGACGACATCATGGTGCAGGTCAGGCGGATTGCCACGGAGCAGTCAGACGCGGGACTGGCTCTGCGACGACGGGTGGCAGGCTAG
- a CDS encoding branched-chain amino acid ABC transporter permease: MFYREAGQFKTSYVADSQIFPIRQDRIGFAVLMALAFLVIPFVGSEYWFSAILIPFLIFALAALGLNILTGYAGQLSLGTAAFMAVGAYAAYNFQLRVEGLPVLLTFVLAGLSAAVVGVAFGLPSLRIKGFYLAVATLAAQFFVVWALTKFPWFSNNSSSGVITAQRLDLFGIAIDTPVKKYLFVLTFVTVLAFIAKNLVRSATGRAWMSVRDMDVAAEVIGIPLMRTKLLAFAVSSFYCGVAGALYAFCYLGSVEPDGFSLDLSFRVLFMIIIGGVGSILGSFLGAAFILLLPIFLDNVLPPLASLLHLPFTNATVSHIQLMVFGGLIIFFLIVEPHGLARLWQIAKEKLRLWPFPH, from the coding sequence ATGTTCTATCGTGAAGCCGGCCAGTTCAAGACGAGCTACGTCGCCGACAGCCAGATCTTCCCCATCCGCCAGGACCGCATCGGCTTTGCGGTACTGATGGCGCTGGCCTTCCTGGTGATTCCGTTCGTTGGGTCGGAATACTGGTTCTCGGCCATCCTGATCCCGTTCCTGATCTTCGCGCTCGCGGCGCTGGGCCTGAACATCCTGACCGGCTATGCCGGACAGCTTTCGCTGGGCACCGCGGCCTTCATGGCGGTGGGCGCTTACGCGGCCTACAACTTCCAGCTGCGTGTCGAGGGCTTGCCGGTGCTGCTGACGTTCGTCCTGGCGGGGCTTTCCGCCGCCGTGGTGGGCGTGGCATTCGGCCTGCCGTCGCTGCGCATCAAGGGCTTCTACCTGGCGGTGGCCACGCTCGCCGCGCAGTTCTTCGTGGTGTGGGCGCTGACCAAGTTCCCCTGGTTCTCCAACAACAGTTCGTCGGGCGTGATCACCGCGCAGCGGCTGGACCTGTTCGGCATCGCCATCGACACGCCGGTGAAGAAGTACCTGTTCGTGCTGACCTTCGTCACGGTGCTGGCGTTCATTGCCAAGAACCTGGTGCGCTCGGCCACCGGCCGCGCCTGGATGTCGGTGCGCGACATGGACGTGGCGGCCGAGGTGATCGGCATTCCGCTGATGCGCACCAAGCTGCTGGCCTTTGCCGTCAGCTCGTTCTACTGCGGCGTGGCCGGCGCGCTGTACGCGTTCTGCTACCTGGGCTCGGTGGAGCCGGACGGTTTCTCGCTGGACCTGTCGTTCCGCGTGCTGTTCATGATCATCATCGGCGGCGTGGGCAGCATCCTGGGCTCGTTCCTGGGCGCGGCCTTCATCCTGTTGCTGCCGATCTTCCTGGACAACGTGCTGCCGCCGCTGGCATCGCTTCTGCACCTGCCGTTCACGAATGCCACGGTGTCGCATATCCAGCTGATGGTATTCGGCGGCCTGATCATCTTCTTCCTGATCGTGGAGCCGCACGGGCTCGCGCGGCTGTGGCAGATCGCCAAGGAGAAGCTGAGGCTGTGGCCGTTCCCGCACTGA
- a CDS encoding 3-hydroxybutyryl-CoA dehydrogenase, with protein sequence MAIRTVGIVGAGTMGNGIAQACAVVGLDVVMVDISDAAVQKGIATVAGSLDRLIKKDKISEADKTAALAHIQGSTAYEDLKKADIVIEAATENYDLKVKILKQIDGIVGENVIIASNTSSISITKLAAVTSRPDRFIGMHFFNPVPVMALVELIRGLQTSDATHADVEALAKELGKYPITVKNSPGFVVNRILCPMINEAFCVLGEGLASPEEIDEGMKLGCNHPIGPLALADMIGLDTMLAVMEVLYTEFADPKYRPAMLMREMVAAGYLGRKTGRGVYVYSK encoded by the coding sequence ATGGCAATCAGGACAGTGGGCATCGTCGGTGCCGGCACCATGGGCAACGGCATCGCGCAGGCCTGCGCGGTAGTTGGCCTGGACGTGGTGATGGTGGACATCAGCGACGCAGCGGTGCAGAAGGGCATCGCCACCGTCGCCGGCAGCCTGGACCGCCTGATCAAGAAGGACAAGATCAGCGAAGCCGACAAGACCGCCGCGCTCGCGCACATCCAGGGCTCGACCGCGTATGAGGACCTGAAGAAGGCCGACATCGTGATCGAGGCCGCCACCGAGAACTATGACCTGAAGGTCAAGATCCTCAAGCAGATCGACGGCATCGTCGGCGAGAACGTCATTATCGCTTCGAACACCTCGTCGATCTCGATCACCAAGCTGGCCGCCGTGACCAGCCGCCCCGACCGCTTTATCGGCATGCACTTCTTCAACCCGGTGCCGGTGATGGCGCTGGTGGAACTGATCCGCGGCCTGCAGACCAGCGACGCCACCCACGCCGACGTCGAGGCGCTGGCCAAGGAACTGGGCAAGTACCCGATCACCGTGAAGAACAGCCCGGGCTTCGTGGTCAACCGCATCCTGTGCCCGATGATCAACGAGGCCTTCTGCGTGCTGGGCGAAGGCCTGGCTTCGCCGGAAGAAATCGACGAAGGCATGAAGCTCGGCTGCAACCACCCGATCGGGCCGCTGGCACTGGCCGACATGATCGGCCTGGACACCATGCTGGCCGTGATGGAAGTGCTGTATACGGAATTTGCCGATCCGAAGTACCGTCCGGCCATGCTGATGCGCGAGATGGTGGCCGCGGGCTACCTGGGCCGCAAGACTGGCCGCGGGGTGTACGTGTACAGCAAGTAA
- a CDS encoding ABC transporter ATP-binding protein, translated as MTQVAWQGSDRAPVGQRGGQPEWNGMARTDASGAIPGGGAIAPAGPMAPGAPLADIGLQTGAQRSQQTHEQVRTGGEVILDLQHISLSFGGVKALTDISFDVCEHEIRAIIGPNGAGKSSMLNVINGVYHPQQGRIVFRGEERRQMHPTAAARQGIARTFQNIALFKGMTVLDNIMTGRNTQFRTGFLAHALWWGPARNEEMRHRQKVEEVIDFLEIQSIRKTPVGRLPYGLQKRVELARALAAEPSMLLLDEPMAGMNVEEKQDMCRFILDVNRQFGTTIVLIEHDMGVVMDISDRVVVLDYGKKIGDGTPDEVKANPDVIRAYLGTSH; from the coding sequence ATGACGCAAGTGGCCTGGCAAGGATCGGACCGCGCGCCCGTGGGGCAGCGCGGCGGACAACCCGAATGGAACGGCATGGCGCGCACCGATGCATCGGGTGCCATCCCCGGCGGCGGCGCCATTGCGCCGGCCGGCCCGATGGCGCCCGGTGCGCCGCTGGCCGACATCGGCCTGCAGACCGGCGCGCAGCGTTCGCAGCAGACGCATGAACAGGTGCGTACCGGCGGCGAGGTGATCCTGGACCTGCAGCACATCTCGCTGTCGTTCGGCGGCGTGAAGGCGCTGACCGACATCTCGTTCGATGTGTGCGAGCACGAGATCCGCGCCATCATCGGCCCCAACGGCGCGGGCAAGAGTTCGATGCTGAACGTGATCAACGGCGTGTACCACCCGCAGCAGGGGCGCATCGTGTTTCGCGGCGAGGAGCGCCGCCAGATGCATCCGACCGCGGCCGCGCGCCAGGGCATTGCGCGTACGTTCCAGAACATCGCGCTGTTCAAGGGCATGACGGTGCTCGACAACATCATGACCGGCCGCAACACGCAGTTCCGCACCGGCTTTCTCGCGCACGCGCTGTGGTGGGGGCCGGCGCGCAACGAGGAGATGCGGCACCGGCAGAAGGTCGAGGAGGTGATCGATTTCCTGGAGATCCAGTCGATCCGCAAGACGCCGGTGGGACGCCTGCCGTACGGCTTGCAGAAGCGCGTCGAACTGGCGCGCGCACTCGCGGCCGAGCCGTCGATGCTGCTGCTGGACGAGCCGATGGCCGGCATGAACGTGGAAGAGAAGCAGGACATGTGCCGCTTCATCCTGGACGTGAACCGGCAGTTCGGCACCACCATCGTGCTGATCGAGCACGACATGGGCGTGGTGATGGATATCTCGGACCGCGTGGTGGTGCTGGATTACGGCAAGAAGATCGGCGACGGCACGCCGGACGAGGTCAAGGCCAATCCGGATGTGATCAGGGCCTACCTGGGCACCTCGCACTGA
- a CDS encoding AMP-binding protein, whose product MQESSATTFPRLLLEHARQRPAHPAYREKDLGIWQTYSWAQAAQEVRALACGLAALGFTRGMNLAVVGDNRPRLYWAMTAAQALGGVPVPLYQDAIANEMVYVLNDAEIDFAIVEDQEQVDKLLEVEAQLAESGRSVRHVIYEDPRGLRDYDHPSLMSYQRLQEIGREFDQAHPGFYDEAVAAGSPEDTAIILYTSGTTGKPKGVCHAHRGLIGSARNGCGFDGLTAKDDVLSYLPMAWVGDNLFSYAQAMVAGFTVNCPESRETVMTDLREIGPTYYFAPPRIYEGLLTQVMIRMEDAGWIKRKLFQWAMDVARRCGADILDGKPVGLADRLRYAAGELLVYGPLRNVLGMSRIRVGYTAGEAIGPDLFRFYRSIGVNLKQFYGQTETCAYVCLQPDGQVKFDSVGPAAPGMEIRIADNGEVLVRGVGLLKSYYKRDDATREAINDEGYFMTGDAGVIDADGHLKIIDRAKDVGKLADGSMFAPKYIENKLKFFPYIKEAVAFGTGREQVCAFINIDFDAVGNWAERRHLPYAGYVDLAGLPDVIAMIGECVEQVNADLANDGMLAGSQISRFLILHKELDPDDDELTRTRKVRRGFIAEKYAVLVDALYAGKTEQFIETRVKFEDGREGSVSATLKLVDAKRLPPSARAA is encoded by the coding sequence ATGCAGGAATCGTCGGCGACGACCTTTCCGCGATTGCTGCTGGAGCACGCCCGGCAACGGCCGGCGCATCCGGCGTATCGCGAAAAGGATCTCGGCATCTGGCAGACATACAGCTGGGCACAGGCGGCGCAGGAGGTCAGGGCGCTCGCATGCGGTCTCGCTGCACTGGGATTCACGCGCGGCATGAACCTGGCGGTGGTGGGCGACAACCGTCCGCGCCTGTACTGGGCCATGACCGCGGCGCAGGCGCTTGGCGGCGTGCCAGTGCCGCTGTACCAGGATGCCATTGCCAATGAAATGGTCTACGTGCTCAACGATGCGGAGATCGACTTCGCCATCGTCGAAGACCAGGAGCAGGTGGACAAGCTGCTCGAAGTGGAAGCGCAGCTCGCCGAATCCGGCCGCAGCGTGCGCCACGTCATCTATGAAGATCCGCGCGGGCTGCGCGACTACGATCATCCGTCGCTGATGTCGTACCAGCGCCTGCAGGAGATCGGCCGCGAATTTGACCAGGCGCATCCTGGATTCTATGACGAGGCGGTTGCCGCCGGCTCGCCCGAAGACACGGCCATCATCCTCTATACGTCCGGCACCACCGGCAAGCCCAAGGGCGTGTGCCACGCGCACCGCGGCCTGATCGGCTCGGCGCGCAACGGTTGCGGCTTCGACGGCCTGACGGCGAAGGACGACGTGCTGTCCTACCTGCCGATGGCATGGGTCGGCGACAACCTGTTCTCTTACGCGCAGGCCATGGTGGCGGGCTTCACCGTGAACTGCCCGGAATCGCGCGAGACCGTCATGACGGATCTGCGCGAGATCGGCCCGACCTACTACTTCGCGCCGCCGCGCATCTATGAAGGCCTGCTGACCCAGGTGATGATCCGCATGGAGGACGCGGGCTGGATCAAGCGCAAGCTGTTCCAATGGGCCATGGACGTGGCGCGGCGTTGCGGTGCGGACATCCTCGACGGCAAGCCCGTGGGCCTCGCCGACAGGCTGCGCTATGCCGCCGGCGAGTTGCTGGTCTACGGCCCGCTGCGCAACGTGCTCGGCATGAGCCGTATCCGCGTGGGCTACACCGCGGGCGAGGCGATCGGCCCGGACCTGTTCCGCTTCTATCGCTCGATCGGCGTGAACCTCAAGCAGTTCTATGGCCAGACCGAAACCTGCGCCTACGTTTGCCTGCAGCCTGACGGTCAGGTGAAGTTCGACTCGGTTGGTCCGGCGGCGCCCGGCATGGAAATCCGCATCGCCGACAACGGCGAGGTGCTGGTGCGCGGCGTGGGCCTGCTCAAGTCCTACTACAAGCGCGACGACGCCACGCGCGAGGCCATCAACGACGAGGGCTACTTCATGACCGGCGATGCCGGCGTGATCGATGCTGACGGCCACCTGAAGATCATCGACCGCGCCAAGGACGTGGGCAAGCTCGCCGATGGGTCGATGTTCGCGCCCAAGTACATCGAGAACAAGCTCAAGTTCTTCCCGTACATCAAGGAAGCCGTCGCCTTTGGTACGGGGCGCGAGCAGGTCTGCGCGTTCATCAACATCGATTTCGATGCGGTTGGCAACTGGGCCGAGCGCCGCCACCTGCCGTACGCCGGCTATGTCGACCTCGCGGGCCTGCCCGACGTGATCGCGATGATCGGCGAATGCGTCGAGCAGGTGAATGCGGACCTGGCCAACGACGGCATGCTGGCCGGCTCGCAGATTTCGCGCTTCCTGATCCTGCACAAGGAGCTGGATCCGGACGACGACGAGCTGACCCGCACGCGCAAGGTGCGGCGCGGCTTCATCGCGGAGAAGTACGCGGTACTGGTCGACGCGCTGTATGCGGGCAAGACCGAGCAGTTCATCGAGACGCGCGTCAAGTTCGAGGACGGGCGCGAGGGCAGCGTGTCGGCCACGCTGAAGCTGGTGGATGCCAAACGCCTGCCGCCGTCGGCACGCGCGGCGTGA
- a CDS encoding branched-chain amino acid ABC transporter permease produces MTFFIEILLGGLLSGLMYSLVALGFVLIYKASGVFNFAQGAMVYFAALAVVGLMDKGLPMWAAVIGAFVVMIVVGMSTERFVLRKLVNQPPITLFMATIGLSFFLEGLGPLLFGNEVRPINLGIVDEPIEAILTRFNIVLSKFDLAAAAIAGVLVGSLALFFQYTKVGRALRAVADDHQAALSLGIPLQHIWAIVWGVAGFVALVAGMLWGSRNGVQFALTLTALKALPVLILGGFTSVPGAIVGGLIIGASEKLAEIYIPPVFQSAFGGNFGGIEGWFPYVFALLFLLVRPEGLFGEKHIDRV; encoded by the coding sequence ATGACGTTCTTCATTGAAATCCTGCTCGGCGGCCTGCTGTCGGGCCTGATGTACTCGCTGGTGGCGCTGGGCTTCGTGCTGATCTACAAGGCCTCGGGCGTGTTCAACTTCGCGCAGGGCGCGATGGTCTACTTCGCCGCGCTGGCCGTGGTGGGCCTGATGGACAAGGGCCTGCCGATGTGGGCCGCCGTGATCGGCGCCTTCGTCGTGATGATCGTGGTCGGCATGAGCACCGAGCGCTTCGTGCTGCGCAAGCTGGTCAACCAGCCGCCCATCACGCTGTTCATGGCCACCATCGGCCTGTCGTTCTTCCTGGAAGGACTGGGGCCGCTGCTGTTCGGCAACGAAGTGCGCCCGATCAACCTCGGCATCGTCGATGAGCCGATCGAGGCGATCCTGACGCGCTTCAATATCGTCCTCTCCAAGTTCGACCTGGCCGCGGCCGCGATCGCGGGCGTGCTGGTCGGCTCGCTCGCACTGTTCTTCCAGTACACCAAGGTGGGCCGCGCGCTGCGCGCGGTGGCCGACGACCACCAGGCCGCGCTGTCGCTGGGCATTCCGCTGCAGCATATCTGGGCGATCGTGTGGGGCGTGGCGGGTTTCGTCGCGCTGGTGGCCGGCATGCTGTGGGGCTCGCGCAATGGCGTCCAGTTCGCGCTGACCCTGACGGCGCTGAAGGCGCTGCCGGTGCTGATCCTCGGCGGCTTCACCTCGGTGCCGGGCGCCATTGTCGGCGGCCTGATCATCGGCGCCTCGGAGAAGCTGGCCGAGATCTACATCCCGCCGGTGTTCCAGTCGGCGTTCGGCGGCAACTTCGGCGGCATCGAAGGCTGGTTCCCGTATGTGTTCGCGCTGCTGTTCCTGCTGGTCAGGCCCGAAGGCCTGTTCGGCGAGAAGCATATCGACCGCGTCTGA
- a CDS encoding DUF3293 domain-containing protein — protein MPARTAIDDATLRAYRETDYRVHGDAAITLKIDQPSAPLAALHERLHVASSAFITAANPFSQPSDPLRNEARQQALAEDLARLGFAAIPGIGQHPDNGWPGEPSFLVPGISLDAASALGTKHGQNAIVWSGADAVPRLILLR, from the coding sequence ATGCCGGCGCGCACCGCGATCGACGACGCCACGCTGCGGGCTTATCGCGAGACCGATTACCGCGTGCATGGCGATGCGGCGATCACGCTGAAGATCGACCAGCCAAGCGCGCCGCTGGCAGCCTTGCACGAGCGCCTGCACGTGGCATCGAGCGCGTTCATCACCGCCGCGAATCCGTTCAGCCAGCCCTCCGATCCGTTGCGCAACGAGGCGCGGCAACAGGCGCTGGCCGAAGACCTCGCGCGACTCGGCTTTGCCGCCATCCCGGGCATTGGCCAGCATCCGGATAACGGCTGGCCAGGCGAGCCGAGCTTCCTGGTGCCTGGGATATCGCTCGACGCCGCCAGCGCGCTCGGCACGAAGCACGGTCAGAACGCCATCGTCTGGAGCGGCGCCGACGCCGTGCCGCGGCTGATCCTGCTGCGCTGA
- a CDS encoding ABC transporter substrate-binding protein, with protein MTTLIRNVQRAVLAVSAAAALMAPAASALAQASEQFVALPSYRVGPYGANGQSWYGGFVDYLNYVNLKDGGVNGVKLSWEECETEYNNAKGVECYERLKAKNTTTKGTAYHSMSTGISYALVDKTAADKVPLVMMGYGRTDAVDGSVFPYAFPLVTTYQMQVSAIVKYLAGKNGGSLAGKKIVYLYHDSAYGKEPIVALQAEARLGKFNLVEIPVAHPGNEQGAQWLKIRQENPDYVIFWGWGVMNQTALKAAQKVGFPRDKMIGSWWAGSEEDTVPAGEAAKGYMSATWNVAGRSVPLIADIDKVVYGAGKGNMLDKNKVGSVLYNRGVSAAVVTVEAIRVAQEKFGKGKPMTGDQMRWAFENLNLTNARLQQLGATGLLPEIKTSCDNHEGSGKVKIQQWDGTKWVVVSDWIEGNKNLIHPLFKATAAQYAKEKGITPGCMKS; from the coding sequence ATGACAACCCTGATTCGCAATGTGCAGCGTGCCGTGCTGGCCGTGAGCGCCGCGGCCGCGCTGATGGCGCCGGCGGCCTCCGCGCTGGCGCAGGCCAGCGAGCAGTTCGTGGCGCTGCCGAGCTACCGCGTGGGCCCGTATGGCGCCAACGGGCAGTCCTGGTATGGCGGCTTCGTCGACTACCTGAACTACGTCAACCTGAAGGACGGTGGCGTCAATGGCGTCAAGCTGAGCTGGGAAGAGTGCGAAACCGAATACAACAACGCCAAGGGCGTGGAGTGCTATGAACGCCTGAAGGCGAAGAACACCACCACCAAGGGCACGGCCTATCACTCGATGTCGACGGGCATCTCGTACGCGCTGGTCGACAAGACGGCCGCCGACAAGGTACCGCTGGTGATGATGGGCTACGGCCGCACCGATGCGGTGGACGGCTCGGTGTTCCCCTATGCCTTCCCGCTGGTGACGACCTACCAGATGCAGGTGTCGGCCATCGTGAAGTACCTGGCCGGCAAGAACGGCGGCTCGCTCGCCGGCAAGAAGATCGTCTACCTGTACCACGACTCGGCCTATGGCAAGGAGCCGATCGTGGCACTGCAGGCCGAGGCCAGGCTCGGCAAGTTCAACCTGGTCGAGATCCCGGTGGCGCACCCGGGCAACGAGCAGGGCGCGCAGTGGCTGAAGATCCGCCAGGAGAACCCGGACTACGTGATCTTCTGGGGCTGGGGCGTGATGAACCAGACCGCGCTGAAGGCGGCGCAGAAGGTGGGCTTCCCGCGTGACAAGATGATTGGCTCGTGGTGGGCAGGCTCGGAAGAAGACACCGTGCCCGCCGGCGAAGCCGCGAAGGGCTATATGAGCGCCACCTGGAACGTGGCGGGCCGCAGCGTGCCGCTGATCGCCGACATCGACAAGGTGGTGTACGGCGCGGGCAAGGGCAACATGCTGGACAAGAACAAGGTGGGCTCGGTGCTCTACAACCGCGGTGTTTCGGCGGCTGTCGTGACCGTGGAAGCCATCCGCGTGGCGCAGGAGAAGTTCGGCAAGGGCAAGCCGATGACCGGCGACCAGATGCGCTGGGCCTTCGAGAACCTGAACCTGACCAACGCGCGCCTGCAGCAGCTTGGCGCAACCGGCCTGCTGCCGGAGATCAAGACGAGCTGCGACAACCACGAGGGCTCGGGCAAGGTGAAGATCCAGCAGTGGGACGGCACCAAGTGGGTCGTGGTGTCCGACTGGATCGAAGGCAACAAGAACCTGATCCACCCGCTGTTCAAGGCGACCGCCGCGCAGTATGCGAAGGAAAAGGGGATCACGCCGGGGTGCATGAAGTCGTGA
- a CDS encoding HIT family protein translates to MNSQYDTNNVFAKILRGEIPCNKVYEDAETIAFMDIMPQSDGHTLVVPKEAAVNLFDLSEAGAEAAIRTTQRVARAVRQAFNPDGLSIGQFNGAAAGQTVPHVHFHIVPRYADQTLRGHARDMQDPDLLKAHADRVIAALREQAA, encoded by the coding sequence ATGAACAGCCAGTACGATACGAACAACGTTTTTGCGAAGATCCTGCGCGGGGAAATTCCGTGCAACAAGGTCTATGAAGATGCCGAGACCATCGCTTTCATGGACATCATGCCGCAATCCGACGGCCATACCCTGGTGGTGCCGAAGGAAGCCGCGGTCAACCTGTTCGACTTGTCGGAAGCCGGCGCCGAAGCCGCGATCCGCACCACGCAGCGCGTCGCGCGCGCGGTGCGCCAGGCGTTCAACCCGGACGGGCTTTCGATTGGCCAGTTCAACGGTGCCGCGGCGGGCCAGACCGTGCCGCACGTGCATTTCCATATCGTGCCGCGCTACGCCGACCAGACGCTGCGCGGCCACGCGCGCGACATGCAGGATCCGGACCTGCTCAAGGCCCACGCGGATCGCGTCATCGCCGCACTGCGCGAACAGGCGGCCTGA
- a CDS encoding ABC transporter ATP-binding protein, with product MTLLCVNNIEVIYDHVILVLKGVSLEVPEGKIVALLGANGAGKTTTLKAISNLLHAERGDVTKGSVEYRGDRVDQLTPNDLVRRGVIQVMEGRHCFAHLTIEENLLTGAYTRGLSRGETREELEKIYDYFPRLKTRRKSQAGYASGGEQQMCAIGRAMMAKPAMILLDEPSMGLAPQIVEEIFEIVRDLNTREKVSFLLAEQNTMVALRYADYGYILENGRVVMDGDAESLRTNEDVKEFYLGVAANDADGAARKSFRDVKSYRRRKRWLA from the coding sequence ATGACCCTCCTCTGCGTCAACAACATCGAAGTCATCTACGATCACGTGATCCTGGTGCTCAAGGGCGTGTCGCTCGAAGTGCCGGAGGGCAAGATCGTGGCCCTGCTGGGGGCCAACGGCGCGGGCAAGACCACCACGCTCAAGGCCATCTCCAACCTGCTGCACGCGGAGCGCGGCGACGTCACCAAGGGCTCGGTCGAATACCGCGGCGACCGCGTCGACCAGCTCACGCCGAACGATCTCGTCAGGCGAGGCGTGATCCAGGTGATGGAGGGCCGGCACTGCTTCGCCCACCTCACCATCGAGGAAAACCTGCTGACCGGCGCCTATACGCGCGGCCTGTCGCGCGGCGAGACGCGTGAGGAGCTGGAGAAGATCTATGACTACTTCCCGCGCCTGAAGACGCGCCGCAAATCGCAGGCGGGCTACGCCTCGGGCGGCGAGCAGCAGATGTGCGCGATCGGCCGGGCCATGATGGCCAAGCCCGCGATGATCCTGCTGGACGAGCCGTCGATGGGTCTCGCGCCGCAGATCGTTGAGGAGATCTTCGAGATCGTGCGCGACCTCAACACGCGCGAGAAGGTCAGCTTCCTGCTGGCCGAGCAGAACACCATGGTGGCGCTGCGCTACGCCGACTATGGCTACATCCTCGAGAACGGCCGCGTGGTGATGGACGGCGACGCCGAGTCGCTGCGCACCAACGAGGACGTCAAGGAGTTCTACCTTGGCGTGGCCGCCAATGATGCGGACGGCGCGGCGCGCAAGTCGTTCCGGGATGTGAAGAGCTATCGCCGAAGAAAGCGCTGGCTCGCATAA